A stretch of the Aggregicoccus sp. 17bor-14 genome encodes the following:
- a CDS encoding M20/M25/M40 family metallo-hydrolase — protein MRSLAALSLSLVLSAPALAADAPDLQMQTRIRQEGFRNSKVMDYAQQLTDVIGPRLTGSPAMKRANDWTRSTFQELGLQNAHLEPFKFGKGWTSEGCTLRMLAPGVESLYALPKAWSPATNGPVRGKVVRAKLESAEDLAKYKGKLAGAIVLLAEPKELKPQEKAALERYDDKELTELGTYKVPAATDTARFQEYMKRRAFRKALAQFAQDEHVAALVDLGAGDGGVFRVQASGTWKDDEPLGVPSVGLAPEHYGRLARLLDKGVDVQLELDLKATFHTQDLSAYNTLAELPGTDKKGEVVMLGAHMDSWHTGTGATDNAAGVAVMMEAMRILKAVGVAPKRTVRVALWSGEEQGLLGSRAWVSQHLASRPEPKDPAEAMLPASMRKEKLPLTLKPEQAKVSAYFNLDNGTGKVRGIYAQENAAVMPLFRGWLDAVQDLGATTVTARNTGSTDHTSFDDVGVPGFQFIQDEVEYSARTHHTNWDTFERLQREDLMQASVVVATFVWEAANRPELLPRKPLKPEDLAQPGKKPTVKVAPVARAAP, from the coding sequence GTGCGCTCACTTGCCGCCCTCTCGCTCTCCCTCGTCCTCTCCGCCCCGGCCCTCGCCGCGGACGCGCCCGACCTGCAGATGCAGACGCGCATCCGCCAGGAGGGCTTCCGCAACTCGAAGGTGATGGACTACGCGCAGCAGCTCACGGACGTCATCGGCCCGCGCCTCACCGGCTCGCCCGCGATGAAGCGCGCCAACGACTGGACGCGCAGCACCTTCCAGGAGCTGGGGCTGCAGAACGCGCACCTCGAGCCCTTCAAGTTCGGCAAGGGGTGGACCTCCGAGGGCTGCACGCTGCGCATGCTCGCTCCCGGCGTCGAGAGCCTCTACGCGCTGCCCAAGGCGTGGAGCCCCGCGACCAACGGCCCGGTGCGCGGCAAGGTGGTGCGCGCGAAGCTCGAGTCCGCCGAGGACCTGGCCAAGTACAAGGGCAAGCTCGCGGGCGCCATCGTGCTGCTCGCCGAGCCCAAGGAGCTCAAGCCCCAGGAGAAGGCCGCGCTCGAGCGCTACGACGACAAGGAGCTCACGGAGCTGGGAACGTACAAGGTGCCCGCGGCCACCGACACCGCGCGCTTCCAGGAGTACATGAAGCGGCGCGCCTTCCGGAAGGCACTCGCGCAGTTCGCGCAGGACGAGCACGTGGCGGCGCTGGTGGACCTGGGCGCGGGCGACGGCGGCGTCTTCCGCGTGCAGGCCTCCGGCACCTGGAAGGACGACGAGCCCCTGGGCGTGCCCAGCGTGGGGCTCGCCCCCGAGCACTACGGGCGCCTCGCGCGCCTGCTGGACAAGGGCGTGGACGTGCAGCTGGAGCTGGACCTGAAGGCCACCTTCCACACCCAGGACCTCAGCGCCTACAACACCCTGGCCGAGCTGCCCGGCACGGACAAGAAGGGCGAGGTGGTGATGCTCGGCGCGCACATGGACTCGTGGCACACCGGCACCGGCGCCACCGACAACGCGGCGGGCGTGGCGGTGATGATGGAGGCGATGCGCATCCTCAAGGCCGTGGGCGTGGCGCCCAAGCGCACCGTGCGCGTGGCGCTGTGGAGCGGCGAGGAGCAGGGCCTGCTGGGCAGCCGCGCCTGGGTGTCTCAGCACCTGGCGAGCCGCCCCGAGCCCAAGGACCCCGCCGAGGCGATGCTCCCGGCCTCGATGCGCAAGGAGAAGCTGCCGCTCACGCTCAAGCCGGAGCAGGCCAAGGTGTCTGCGTACTTCAACCTGGACAACGGCACCGGCAAGGTGCGCGGCATCTACGCGCAGGAGAACGCCGCGGTGATGCCCCTGTTCCGCGGCTGGCTGGACGCGGTGCAGGACCTGGGCGCCACCACCGTCACCGCGCGAAACACCGGCTCCACCGACCACACCTCCTTCGACGACGTGGGCGTGCCCGGCTTCCAGTTCATCCAGGACGAGGTGGAGTACTCGGCGCGCACCCACCACACCAACTGGGACACCTTCGAGCGCCTGCAGCGCGAGGACCTGATGCAGGCCAGCGTGGTGGTGGCCACCTTCGTGTGGGAGGCGGCGAACCGCCCCGAGCTGCTGCCGCGCAAGCCCCTCAAGCCCGAGGACCTCGCGCAGCCGGGCAAGAAGCCCACGGTGAAGGTGGCCCCGGTGGCGCGCGCCGCTCCGTAG
- a CDS encoding PrsW family glutamic-type intramembrane protease codes for MAPLLVSALFCASALAWVGYFRWKDRRRPEPWVLLLLVLGGGAAAALLALAGFDRLEALGVGTAWEDVAGPTLRRSLGAALRIGGVEEVAKLLPVLLLALTDRHFDEVLDGIVYAACAGVGFALAENAVMWSGGALGAQEAVARALAAPLTHALLAAPAGLGLALAVLRRRPWALALPMGLALSAAAHALYDWLLAQPGLPPGVHTFVVLALWVWLMRMSPKLARLPPRAASSAAARG; via the coding sequence ATGGCGCCCCTGCTCGTCAGCGCCCTCTTCTGCGCGAGCGCCCTCGCGTGGGTGGGCTACTTCCGCTGGAAGGACCGGCGCCGGCCCGAGCCCTGGGTGCTGCTACTGCTGGTGCTCGGCGGCGGGGCGGCCGCGGCGCTGCTCGCGCTCGCGGGCTTCGACCGGCTGGAGGCGCTGGGCGTGGGCACCGCGTGGGAGGACGTAGCGGGCCCGACCCTGCGCCGTTCGCTCGGCGCGGCGCTGCGCATCGGCGGCGTGGAGGAGGTGGCGAAGCTGCTGCCCGTGCTGCTGCTCGCTCTCACCGACCGCCACTTCGACGAGGTGCTGGACGGCATCGTGTACGCGGCGTGCGCCGGCGTGGGCTTCGCGCTGGCGGAGAACGCGGTGATGTGGAGCGGAGGCGCACTCGGCGCGCAGGAGGCGGTGGCGCGCGCGCTCGCCGCACCCCTCACCCACGCGCTGCTCGCCGCGCCCGCGGGGCTGGGGCTCGCGCTCGCGGTGCTGCGCCGCAGGCCCTGGGCGCTGGCGCTCCCCATGGGCCTCGCCCTCTCGGCCGCCGCGCACGCGCTCTACGACTGGCTGCTCGCGCAGCCGGGCCTGCCCCCGGGCGTGCACACGTTCGTGGTGCTCGCGCTGTGGGTGTGGCTGATGCGGATGAGCCCGAAGCTCGCGCGACTTCCTCCGCGCGCGGCCTCAAGCGCTGCTGCGCGCGGCTGA
- a CDS encoding DUF4253 domain-containing protein, translating to MGFWSKLLGREAPAARPQVQAPPMREAVPDAAMREVLSAAGLPSPRWIQVGEDVHAHVRVPGAEAVQEWTRLRALLAAHGLYPVLLGDEESLARHAETLDDATGSAAPRVREVLSGPPFDAREWAHDKLAGEAAEMREYGEEEAARHDESVLPLLDATGPVVLPADVQPLRSFTIPTDIVSGKFLPEVTLAVMRASAPWEVPLQLRYGGWNACPLPEENARLMRSWAERFGAEVVGISHDTVELRVARPPQDAAAALRLAVEHYAYCSDIVHQGVESIEGLAATLLGAPVWFFWWD from the coding sequence TTGGGATTCTGGTCGAAGCTGCTGGGGCGCGAGGCGCCCGCTGCCCGTCCGCAGGTACAGGCCCCGCCCATGCGCGAGGCTGTGCCGGATGCTGCGATGCGCGAGGTGCTGAGCGCCGCAGGGCTGCCATCGCCGCGCTGGATTCAGGTGGGTGAGGACGTGCATGCCCACGTGCGGGTGCCGGGCGCAGAGGCCGTGCAGGAGTGGACGCGGCTGCGCGCGCTGCTCGCGGCCCACGGGCTCTACCCGGTCCTCCTCGGCGACGAGGAGAGCCTCGCGCGGCACGCCGAGACGCTGGACGACGCGACCGGCTCCGCGGCCCCGCGGGTGCGCGAGGTGCTCTCGGGGCCGCCCTTCGATGCGCGCGAGTGGGCGCATGACAAGCTGGCCGGAGAGGCCGCCGAGATGCGCGAATACGGCGAGGAGGAGGCTGCGCGTCACGACGAGTCGGTCCTCCCGCTGCTGGACGCCACCGGGCCCGTGGTGCTGCCCGCCGACGTGCAGCCCCTGCGCAGCTTCACGATCCCGACCGACATCGTGTCCGGGAAGTTCCTCCCCGAGGTGACGCTCGCGGTGATGCGCGCGAGCGCGCCGTGGGAGGTGCCCCTGCAGCTGCGCTACGGCGGCTGGAACGCCTGCCCCCTCCCCGAGGAGAACGCGCGCCTCATGCGCAGCTGGGCCGAGCGCTTCGGCGCGGAGGTGGTGGGCATCTCGCACGACACGGTGGAGCTGCGCGTGGCGCGGCCTCCCCAGGACGCTGCGGCCGCCCTGCGCCTCGCGGTGGAGCACTACGCCTACTGCTCGGACATCGTGCACCAGGGCGTGGAAAGCATCGAGGGGCTCGCTGCCACGCTGCTCGGCGCGCCCGTGTGGTTCTTCTGGTGGGACTAG
- a CDS encoding ferritin-like domain-containing protein, with the protein MAMKDPKQLALLAELVHIDLDAVTVYDAALRIVNVPVVEQALMEFRSDHLRHVRELNDRIEWLGGARARSVPDSEACQRHGFSAVQDGLRTEELVTALAEGEQVTNAAYARVLKVDWDEETRALLDLNFADEQRHLQWVLMAARSRLWEQGAPQPGA; encoded by the coding sequence ATGGCCATGAAGGACCCGAAGCAGCTTGCCCTCCTCGCGGAGCTCGTCCACATCGACCTGGACGCCGTCACCGTCTACGACGCGGCACTGCGCATCGTGAACGTGCCGGTGGTGGAGCAGGCGCTGATGGAGTTCCGCTCGGACCACCTGCGCCACGTGCGCGAGCTCAACGATCGCATCGAGTGGCTCGGCGGCGCGCGCGCCCGCAGCGTGCCGGACTCCGAGGCCTGCCAGCGCCACGGCTTCAGCGCCGTGCAGGACGGGCTGCGCACCGAGGAGCTCGTCACCGCGCTCGCGGAGGGCGAGCAGGTGACGAACGCCGCCTACGCGCGCGTGCTCAAGGTGGACTGGGACGAGGAGACGCGCGCGCTGCTCGACCTGAACTTCGCCGACGAGCAGCGGCACCTGCAGTGGGTGCTGATGGCAGCGCGCAGCCGGCTCTGGGAGCAGGGGGCGCCGCAGCCCGGGGCTTGA
- a CDS encoding DUF4190 domain-containing protein has product MSSCPTCGAALSADARFCPACGTAVSPGAPPPAAATTGVPLPGNAAPRTSAPRTSTMAIVALVLASIPACLLNVVGIVLGVVALNEIKRQPALQGRGLAKAAIIVGSVWLAFMLVGVGAAIAIPNYIKFQARSKQAEASRSLRALNVQLEQAGGEVQSFSQLSWSPGDKRRYSYFLADDALPATLGGPYSLPDEDALPEGWRAVAVGNVDNDDTLDVWVVESDGTLSHPVDDLTE; this is encoded by the coding sequence ATGAGCTCCTGCCCCACCTGTGGCGCCGCCCTGAGCGCGGACGCCCGCTTCTGCCCCGCCTGCGGAACCGCCGTCTCTCCGGGCGCGCCGCCTCCCGCAGCCGCGACGACGGGCGTGCCCCTGCCGGGCAACGCAGCGCCGCGCACCTCGGCACCGCGCACTTCGACAATGGCCATCGTCGCGCTGGTGCTCGCGAGCATCCCCGCGTGCCTGCTCAACGTGGTGGGCATCGTGCTCGGCGTGGTGGCGCTCAACGAGATCAAGCGCCAGCCGGCGCTGCAGGGCCGCGGCCTCGCGAAGGCGGCGATCATCGTCGGCAGCGTGTGGCTCGCGTTCATGCTCGTGGGCGTGGGCGCGGCCATCGCCATCCCCAACTACATCAAGTTCCAGGCGCGCTCGAAGCAGGCCGAGGCGAGCAGGAGCCTGCGCGCGCTCAACGTGCAGCTGGAGCAGGCCGGCGGCGAGGTGCAGTCCTTCTCGCAGCTGAGCTGGTCCCCCGGCGACAAGCGCCGCTACTCCTACTTCCTCGCCGACGACGCGCTCCCGGCCACGCTCGGCGGCCCCTACTCGCTGCCCGACGAGGACGCGCTGCCCGAGGGCTGGCGCGCGGTCGCCGTGGGCAACGTGGACAACGACGACACGCTCGACGTGTGGGTGGTGGAGTCCGACGGGACGCTCTCGCACCCGGTGGACGACCTGACGGAGTAG
- a CDS encoding GNAT family N-acetyltransferase yields the protein MSLRLRVATASDLPALLALLADDAIARERRGYAAEPSAAVQAAFEEISRDPNNELIVGELEGDPSGAPVACLQLTYIPGLSRGGMRRALVEAVRVRADLRGQGLGEQLMQDAMARARARGCGLIQLTTDKRREAAHRFYARLGFEASHEGMKRSL from the coding sequence ATGTCCCTTCGCCTGCGCGTGGCCACCGCCTCCGACCTCCCCGCCCTGCTCGCCCTGCTCGCCGACGACGCCATCGCCCGCGAGCGCCGTGGCTATGCGGCCGAGCCCTCCGCCGCGGTGCAGGCGGCGTTCGAGGAGATCTCGCGCGACCCGAACAACGAGCTGATTGTCGGAGAGCTCGAGGGGGACCCGAGCGGCGCGCCCGTGGCCTGCCTGCAGCTCACGTACATCCCGGGGCTGAGCCGCGGCGGGATGCGCCGGGCGCTGGTGGAGGCGGTGCGCGTGCGCGCGGACCTGCGCGGCCAGGGCCTGGGCGAGCAGCTGATGCAGGACGCGATGGCGCGCGCCCGGGCACGCGGCTGCGGCCTCATCCAGCTCACCACGGACAAGCGCCGCGAGGCCGCACACCGCTTCTACGCGCGGCTCGGCTTCGAGGCGAGCCACGAGGGGATGAAGCGCAGCCTCTGA
- a CDS encoding YfhO family protein, which translates to MSAVLFGAALVLERALYFRDILHYYAPTREAASAAWRAGALPQWNPGQFAGVPLLGDPHAAVLYPPNLLYLLLPFPRAYAWTLALHHAAAGLGLYVLLRRATGQAWAGAAAALCFMAAGHVVGLATAGPLMAGLAYVPWFLVVLSGTARPARRVAGLAALGALQALSGDPQSVLYAALAALAWVATRPAPRERKEGLLVAGAGLALAALLAAPQLLPAWNTLRLSTRSAPGADFAQWTLHPVRLLELFLPFALGGHLETPAFWARFAVEGPAPLPFSLSLYLGAATLPLGLLGLRRGSPWARFGLVLLLGGLLLALGSHVGLGALHTRLPPFRFFRYPEKYAVLATLGWAVLVGLGFARALEPAPLPRRRLGLLALGLGLAGALLALLALWPGGAREAGAWALRASGSSKALSADAPAAALRPALAQALGFGALALGALALLRRRPGAWPARALLGAVLALDLLLAARRIVWFGDPALFRAPSPVAEAVRAHAPAGPFRLWRDTLGLRGAVPELHTRGALEQARAWERATLKSNLASLFGLEELSGYGAVQLAREAALVQALKGQELRLAQLLNACFLLTAPHAPVLAKNPRVQQVAAWPELKASLWLLRDCPARLRSPARVQLAHSEDEAARLLAAPGFDPLTEAVVEVAGGAPPRQGPLAPATLSDAAHGTGFAAVRAQVPADGSLLVFATASHPGWRAWVDGRPAPLVHVDLAAMGVWLEPGEHRVELRYREPGLGLAFGLGALGLLLTLALTAWRRPRRPPPEPPGTAASAPRW; encoded by the coding sequence GTGAGCGCCGTGCTCTTCGGCGCCGCGCTGGTGCTCGAGCGCGCCCTCTACTTCCGCGACATCCTGCACTACTACGCCCCCACCCGGGAGGCGGCGAGCGCCGCGTGGCGCGCAGGCGCGCTGCCGCAGTGGAACCCGGGGCAGTTCGCCGGCGTGCCGCTGCTGGGTGACCCCCACGCCGCGGTGCTCTACCCCCCGAACCTCCTCTACCTGCTGCTGCCCTTCCCGCGCGCGTACGCGTGGACCCTCGCGCTGCACCACGCGGCCGCCGGGCTCGGGCTGTACGTGCTGCTGCGCCGCGCGACGGGGCAGGCGTGGGCGGGCGCGGCCGCGGCCCTGTGCTTCATGGCCGCGGGGCACGTGGTGGGGCTCGCCACCGCGGGCCCCCTCATGGCGGGGCTCGCGTACGTGCCCTGGTTCCTCGTCGTCCTCTCGGGGACGGCGCGCCCGGCGCGGCGCGTGGCGGGGCTCGCGGCGCTCGGCGCGCTGCAGGCGCTCTCGGGAGACCCGCAGTCGGTGCTCTACGCCGCGCTCGCCGCGCTCGCGTGGGTGGCCACGCGCCCCGCGCCGCGCGAGCGCAAGGAGGGGCTCCTCGTCGCCGGCGCGGGGCTCGCGCTCGCGGCGCTGCTCGCCGCGCCGCAGCTGCTGCCCGCCTGGAACACGCTGCGGCTGTCCACGCGCAGCGCGCCGGGGGCGGACTTCGCGCAGTGGACGCTGCACCCGGTGCGCCTGCTGGAGCTGTTCCTGCCCTTCGCGCTGGGCGGGCACCTGGAGACGCCCGCCTTCTGGGCGCGCTTCGCCGTGGAGGGCCCCGCGCCCCTGCCCTTCTCGCTCAGCCTCTACCTCGGCGCCGCCACGCTGCCCCTGGGGCTGCTGGGCTTGCGCCGCGGCTCACCCTGGGCGCGCTTCGGACTCGTGCTCCTGCTGGGCGGCCTGCTGCTCGCGCTGGGCTCGCACGTGGGGCTGGGGGCGCTGCACACGCGGCTGCCGCCCTTCCGCTTCTTCCGCTACCCGGAGAAGTACGCGGTGCTCGCCACCCTGGGCTGGGCGGTGCTGGTGGGGCTGGGCTTCGCGCGGGCCCTGGAGCCTGCGCCCCTGCCGCGCCGGCGCCTCGGCCTGCTCGCGCTCGGGCTCGGGCTGGCAGGGGCCCTGCTCGCGCTGCTCGCGCTGTGGCCCGGCGGCGCGCGCGAGGCGGGCGCGTGGGCGCTGCGCGCGAGCGGCAGCAGCAAGGCACTCTCTGCCGACGCGCCGGCCGCGGCGCTGCGCCCCGCGCTCGCGCAGGCGCTCGGCTTCGGCGCGCTCGCGCTGGGGGCGCTCGCGCTGCTGCGCCGGCGGCCCGGCGCGTGGCCCGCGCGCGCGCTGCTCGGAGCGGTGCTCGCGCTGGACCTGCTGCTCGCCGCGCGGCGCATCGTGTGGTTCGGCGACCCCGCGCTGTTTCGCGCGCCCTCGCCGGTGGCGGAGGCGGTGCGCGCGCACGCACCCGCGGGGCCCTTCCGCCTCTGGCGCGACACGCTGGGCCTGCGCGGCGCGGTGCCCGAGCTGCACACCCGGGGCGCGCTGGAGCAGGCGCGGGCGTGGGAGCGCGCCACGCTCAAGAGCAACCTCGCGAGCCTCTTCGGTCTCGAGGAGCTGAGCGGCTACGGCGCCGTGCAGCTCGCGCGCGAGGCGGCGCTGGTGCAGGCGCTGAAGGGCCAGGAGCTGCGGCTCGCCCAGCTGCTCAACGCCTGCTTCCTGCTCACCGCGCCGCACGCCCCCGTGCTCGCGAAGAACCCGCGCGTGCAGCAGGTGGCCGCGTGGCCCGAGCTGAAGGCCAGCCTGTGGCTGCTGCGCGACTGCCCCGCGCGCCTGCGCAGCCCCGCGCGCGTGCAGCTCGCACACTCCGAGGACGAGGCAGCCCGGCTGCTCGCCGCGCCGGGCTTCGATCCGCTCACGGAGGCCGTCGTCGAAGTTGCCGGCGGTGCTCCGCCACGGCAGGGCCCGCTCGCCCCCGCCACCTTGAGCGACGCGGCGCACGGCACGGGCTTCGCGGCCGTGCGCGCCCAGGTGCCGGCGGACGGCAGCCTCCTCGTCTTCGCCACCGCGAGCCACCCGGGCTGGAGGGCGTGGGTGGACGGCAGGCCCGCGCCGCTCGTGCACGTGGACCTCGCGGCGATGGGAGTGTGGCTCGAGCCCGGGGAGCACCGGGTGGAGCTGCGCTACCGCGAGCCGGGGCTGGGGCTCGCCTTCGGGCTGGGAGCGCTCGGCCTGCTGCTCACGCTCGCGCTCACGGCGTGGCGCCGTCCGCGGCGTCCGCCGCCGGAACCACCCGGTACAGCCGCCAGCGCCCCTCGGTGGTGA
- a CDS encoding SDR family oxidoreductase: MKKILVLGATSGIAQACVRLYAARGASLYLVARNAQNLQAVAQDAATRGAARAEAEALDLDDFEAHGPLVARAEAALGGLDGVLLAHGVLGDQAACERDFAPTRAVLTTNLLGPVSLLTHLANRFEAQRKGTLVVISSVAGDRGRQSNYVYGTSKGGLSVFLQGLRNRLSRSGVAVVTVKPGFVDTPMTAGVKKNALFATPEQVARGIVKAAERGSDVVYLPGFWRLIMFVIRCVPERLFKRLKL; encoded by the coding sequence ATGAAGAAGATCCTCGTCCTCGGCGCCACCAGCGGCATCGCCCAGGCCTGCGTGCGGCTCTACGCCGCGCGCGGCGCCTCGCTCTACCTCGTGGCGCGCAACGCGCAGAACCTGCAGGCGGTGGCGCAGGATGCGGCCACGCGCGGCGCGGCGCGGGCGGAGGCGGAGGCGCTGGACCTGGACGACTTCGAGGCGCACGGGCCGCTCGTCGCGCGCGCGGAAGCGGCGCTGGGCGGGCTGGACGGGGTGCTGCTCGCGCACGGCGTGCTGGGGGACCAGGCTGCGTGCGAGCGCGACTTCGCGCCCACCCGCGCCGTGCTCACCACGAACCTGCTGGGCCCCGTCTCGCTGCTCACCCACCTGGCCAACCGCTTCGAGGCGCAGCGCAAGGGCACGCTGGTGGTCATCTCGAGCGTGGCGGGCGACCGCGGCCGGCAGAGCAACTACGTGTACGGCACCTCCAAGGGCGGCCTGAGCGTGTTCCTGCAGGGCCTGCGCAACCGGCTCAGCCGCTCGGGCGTGGCGGTGGTGACGGTGAAGCCGGGCTTCGTGGACACACCGATGACCGCGGGGGTGAAGAAGAACGCCCTCTTCGCCACGCCGGAGCAGGTGGCGCGCGGCATCGTCAAGGCGGCCGAGCGCGGCAGCGACGTGGTGTACCTGCCGGGCTTCTGGCGGCTCATCATGTTCGTCATCCGCTGCGTGCCCGAGCGGCTCTTCAAGCGGCTGAAGCTGTAG
- a CDS encoding FAD-binding oxidoreductase: MSKALQSWGRYPRVTQRAHPLVWVGEPLPQGLQGPLLPYGQGRSYGDSCLNPGGTVLTTAGLDRFLGFDPASGVLTCEAGVTLEDILRLATWQGWFLPVTPGTKFVSVGGAIANDVHGKNHHRMGTFGRHVRRFELLRSDGRRLVCSPTENADWYAATIGGLGLTGVILWAEVQLRRMSNPYIQQDTLPFANLDGFFQAAAESDADFEYTVAWVDCLSRGRKLGRGLYFRGNHAPPQFDALPLAKSHLSRKGGLSVPFDLPSFTLNRLTVAAFNALYYGKNRLGAGKTHLTHYDPFFYPLDSVHAWNRIYGRRGFLQFQCVVPHEVGGGAMREILERIAASRLASFLAVLKKFGSAPSPGLLSFPRPGVTLALDFANAGERTYRLFHELERVTREAGGAVYPAKDARMEPETFQASFPQVGAFARFVDPAFSSAFWRRVKGADAAAAAR; the protein is encoded by the coding sequence ATGAGCAAGGCGCTGCAGAGCTGGGGGCGCTACCCCCGCGTGACCCAGAGGGCGCACCCGCTGGTGTGGGTGGGAGAGCCCTTGCCCCAGGGGCTGCAGGGCCCGCTGCTGCCCTACGGGCAGGGGCGCAGCTACGGCGACTCCTGCCTCAACCCGGGCGGCACGGTGCTCACCACCGCGGGGCTGGACCGCTTCCTCGGCTTCGACCCGGCGAGCGGCGTGCTCACCTGCGAGGCGGGGGTGACGCTGGAGGACATCCTGCGGCTCGCCACCTGGCAGGGCTGGTTCCTGCCGGTGACGCCGGGCACCAAGTTCGTGAGCGTGGGCGGCGCCATCGCCAACGACGTGCACGGCAAGAACCACCACCGCATGGGCACCTTCGGGCGGCACGTGCGGCGCTTCGAGCTGCTGCGCTCGGACGGCCGCCGCCTCGTGTGCAGCCCCACCGAGAACGCGGACTGGTACGCGGCGACCATCGGCGGCCTCGGGCTCACCGGCGTCATCCTCTGGGCCGAGGTGCAGCTGCGCCGGATGAGCAACCCGTACATCCAGCAGGACACCCTGCCCTTCGCGAACCTGGACGGCTTCTTCCAGGCCGCGGCCGAGAGCGACGCGGACTTCGAGTACACGGTGGCGTGGGTGGACTGCCTCAGCCGCGGCCGCAAGCTGGGGCGCGGGCTCTACTTCCGCGGCAACCACGCCCCGCCGCAGTTCGATGCGCTCCCGCTCGCCAAGAGCCACCTGTCGCGCAAGGGCGGGCTCTCGGTGCCCTTCGACCTGCCCTCCTTCACCCTCAACCGGCTCACCGTGGCGGCCTTCAACGCGCTGTACTACGGCAAGAACCGGCTGGGCGCGGGCAAGACGCACCTCACGCACTACGACCCCTTCTTCTACCCGCTGGACAGCGTGCACGCCTGGAACCGCATCTACGGGCGGCGCGGCTTCCTGCAGTTCCAGTGCGTGGTGCCACACGAGGTCGGCGGCGGCGCGATGCGCGAGATCCTCGAGCGCATCGCGGCGAGCCGGCTCGCGAGCTTCCTCGCGGTGCTCAAGAAGTTCGGCAGCGCGCCGAGCCCGGGCCTGCTCTCGTTCCCGCGGCCCGGGGTGACGCTCGCGCTGGACTTCGCCAACGCAGGCGAGCGCACCTACCGGCTCTTCCACGAGCTCGAGCGGGTGACGCGCGAGGCGGGCGGCGCGGTGTACCCGGCGAAGGACGCGCGCATGGAGCCGGAGACCTTCCAGGCCTCGTTCCCGCAGGTGGGCGCCTTCGCGCGCTTCGTGGACCCCGCCTTCTCCTCCGCGTTCTGGCGGCGGGTGAAGGGCGCTGACGCGGCGGCCGCCGCGCGCTAG
- a CDS encoding UbiA family prenyltransferase: protein MNPPSETLAAAPLPPGLPLVVDLDGTLTRTDTLHESLLLLLKQHPLLVLLVPLWLLKGKAHLKAELARRVVPDAAHLPYDEGLLAYLRAEHARGRRLVLATAADRRVADAVAQHLGLFERVHASEGGVNLRGARKLASLRSSLGADFHYAGNERDDLAVWRECAGSVVVNAPGGVVRAAQALGRPVQVFQGPRARARTWLKAVRVHQWAKNLLLFVPLLAAHRVREPALLVHAALAFASFSLCASSVYVLNDLLDLEADRQHPSKCRRPFACGLLPLKVGLVLAPLLLVAGFGIALAWLPREFVLLLCAYYAVTLAYSFYLKQVMVLDVLVLAGLYTVRILGGALAVGVRTSSWLFSFSMFLFLSLALVKRLSEVRRLRMSKQEVAHGRGYFAGDLEQLGQLGTSSGYLAVLVLALYISSEEVRRLYDHPERLWLLCPVMLYWVSRVWLLAHRGEVNEDPLVFALRDKVSYAVGLAATLVILLAA, encoded by the coding sequence GTGAACCCTCCCTCCGAGACTCTCGCTGCCGCGCCCCTCCCGCCCGGGCTCCCGCTCGTGGTGGACCTGGACGGCACGCTCACCCGCACGGACACGCTGCACGAGTCGCTGCTGCTGCTGCTCAAGCAGCACCCGCTGCTGGTGCTGCTGGTGCCCCTCTGGCTGCTCAAGGGCAAGGCGCACCTGAAGGCGGAGCTCGCGCGGCGCGTGGTGCCGGACGCGGCGCACCTGCCCTACGACGAGGGGCTGCTCGCGTACCTGCGCGCGGAGCACGCGCGCGGCCGGCGCCTGGTGCTGGCCACCGCGGCGGACCGGCGCGTGGCGGACGCGGTGGCGCAGCACCTGGGCCTCTTCGAGCGCGTGCACGCGAGCGAGGGCGGCGTGAACCTGCGCGGTGCGCGCAAGCTCGCGAGCCTGCGCAGCAGCCTCGGCGCGGACTTCCACTACGCGGGCAACGAGCGCGACGACCTGGCGGTGTGGCGCGAGTGCGCGGGCAGCGTGGTGGTGAACGCGCCGGGCGGAGTGGTGCGCGCGGCGCAGGCGCTGGGCCGCCCCGTGCAGGTGTTCCAGGGCCCCCGGGCCCGCGCGCGCACCTGGCTCAAGGCGGTGCGCGTGCACCAGTGGGCCAAGAACCTGCTGCTCTTCGTGCCGCTGCTCGCCGCGCACCGGGTGCGCGAGCCCGCGCTGCTCGTGCACGCGGCGCTCGCCTTCGCGTCCTTCAGCCTCTGCGCCTCCAGCGTGTACGTGCTCAACGACCTGCTGGACCTGGAGGCGGACCGGCAGCACCCGAGCAAGTGCCGCCGCCCCTTCGCCTGCGGGCTGCTGCCGCTCAAGGTGGGCCTCGTGCTCGCGCCCCTGCTGCTGGTGGCGGGCTTCGGCATCGCGCTCGCGTGGCTGCCGCGCGAGTTCGTGCTGCTGCTGTGCGCGTACTACGCGGTGACGCTCGCGTACTCGTTCTACCTCAAGCAGGTGATGGTGCTGGACGTGCTGGTGCTCGCCGGGCTGTACACGGTGCGCATCCTGGGCGGCGCGCTCGCGGTGGGGGTGCGCACCTCGAGCTGGCTCTTCAGCTTCTCCATGTTCCTCTTCCTCAGCCTCGCGCTGGTGAAGCGGCTGAGCGAGGTGCGCAGGCTGCGCATGAGCAAGCAGGAGGTGGCGCACGGGCGCGGCTACTTCGCCGGAGACCTGGAGCAGCTGGGGCAGCTGGGCACCTCGAGCGGCTACCTCGCGGTGCTGGTGCTCGCGCTCTACATCTCGAGCGAGGAGGTGCGCCGGCTCTACGATCACCCCGAGCGCCTCTGGCTGCTCTGCCCCGTGATGCTCTACTGGGTGAGCCGCGTGTGGCTGCTCGCGCACCGGGGCGAGGTGAACGAGGACCCGCTCGTCTTTGCCCTGCGCGACAAGGTGAGCTACGCGGTGGGGCTGGCCGCCACGCTCGTCATCCTGCTGGCCGCCTGA